The proteins below are encoded in one region of Telopea speciosissima isolate NSW1024214 ecotype Mountain lineage chromosome 10, Tspe_v1, whole genome shotgun sequence:
- the LOC122641786 gene encoding alpha carbonic anhydrase 4-like: MFTKISFPFLLLTSSLLSSLFICRATEIEVEDETAFGYQEGSDNGPEQWAKIDPHWKTCANGEMQSPIDLLNKRVQVFPGLGKLKRDYRSAPAKVINRGHDIAVEWIGDAGIININGTDYSLKQCHWHSPSEHTFNGSRYNLELHLVHYSESGQISVVGITYKYGRPDHFLSKLVPQLGSVGMTEKDVRIIDPGDIKFGSRKYYRYIGSLTVPPCTEGVIWTITKKVRTVSREQVRALRDAVHDGYEENARPIQHQNHRTVWMYTPRETVGFT, from the exons ATGTTCACCAAGATCAGctttccttttctcctcctcacttcttcccttctttcatCACTCTTCATCTGCAGAGCTACCGAAATTGAAGTGG AAGATGAGACAGCATTTGGTTACCAGGAAGGAAGTGACAATGGGCCAGAGCAGTGGGCCAAAATCGACCCACATTGGAAAACTTGTGCCAATGGAGAAATGCAATCGCCCATTGATCTTCTCAACAAAAGGGTTCAAGTTTTTCCTGGTTTGGGGAAATTAAAGAGGGACTACAGATCAGCCCCTGCTAAGGTGATAAATAGGGGACATGATATTGCT GTTGAATGGATAGGAGATGCAGGGATTATTAATATAAATGGGACAGATTACAGTCTAAAACAGTGTCATTGGCATTCACCTTCTGAGCACACCTTCAATGGCTCAAG GTACAACTTGGAGCTGCACCTTGTTCATTATAGTGAATCTGGACAGATATCTGTTGTTGGAATCACCTACAAATATGGCAGACCTGATCATTTCCTATCTAAG CTGGTCCCTCAACTTGGCTCGGTTGGAATGACAGAGAAGGATGTAAGAATTATTGATCCTGGAGATATTAAGTTTGGGAGCAGAAAATATTACAGATACATAGGATCTCTGACTGTTCCTCCATGCACAGAGGGTGTTATTTGGACCATAACCAAGAAG GTAAGAACAGTTTCAAGAGAGCAAGTAAGGGCATTAAGGGATGCGGTTCATGAT GGATACGAAGAAAATGCGAGGCCCATTCAACATCAAAATCATAGAACTGTTTGGATGTATACTCCAAGAGAGACTGTAGGCTTTACCTAG